AGAAGATCAGTATTTCCATGAGCATGATGGCATCGTACCAAAAGCAATCGCACGTGCCATATTTCAAGAAGTTACGGGTGCTGCTGTCCAAACAGGTGGTAGTACACTCACTCAACAGTTAGTCAAAAACCAAATTCTTACTCGTGAAGTTTCATTTGATCGTAAGGCGAAAGAAATGCTCTTAGCTTTACGTCTAGAACGTTATTTTGAAAAAGATGAAATTCTTGAAGCATACCTTAATATCGTGCCATTCGGACGTAATGCTTCAGGTAGAAATGTAGCTGGTATTCAAGCAGCAGCACAAGGGATTTTTGGTGTTGATGCTAAGGAATTAAGTCTTCCACAAGCAGCATTCATTGCTGGTTTACCGCAAAGTCCATTTGGTTATACACCTTTTACAAATGATGGGAAAGTAAAGGAGAACTTAAACGCTGGTCTTACAAGAATGAAGACCGTTCTTTCAAGAATGCATACCGGAGGGTACATAACAAAAGAACAATATGAAAAAGCCCTTGCAACGGATATTACGAAAGAATTTGCTAAGGATTCACCAAGTCCATTTGAGCAATATCCTCACTTAACAATGGAGATTGAGCGAAGAGCAATTAATGTTATGAAAAAACAGTTGGCCGAGCAAGATGGTAAGAAATATTCAGAGCTCACTTCAACTGAAAGAGTTAGTTACAAGAAAGCAGCAGAGCTTGAATTAAGAAAAAAAGGATACAAAATTCACACTACAATTAATAAGCCAGTATATGATGCCATGCAGGCTGCAAAAAATAAGGTGCCATATGGCAGAGATATTATCAACCCAGATACGGGTGAGAAAGAAATAGAAGATGTTGGTGCAGTATTGCTTGATAACAAAACAGGTGCAATCATTAGTTTCGTAGGTGGTCGTGATTATTATCAAGAAAACTTGAATCACGCAACACAATCCATAAGACCTAATGGTTCAACGATGAAGCCATTACTCGTATATGCACCAGCAATGGAACAGGGCATCATTCAGCCTGGGTCCATCATTCCGGACACAAAATTCTCTTATAGTGGAACCGGCAGTGGGAAAGCCTGGACGCCTAGTAACTACTCTAAAAGTTACCATGGACTTGTAACCGCGCGTAAAGCTTTACAGTGGTCCTACAATATTCCTGCCGCTAGAACATATGTGAAAATGGATCCATTAAAGGCTACTGAAAACCTTTATAAAATGGGCTTCACTTCACTTAAAGAGAACGAGCGATACCACAGAGCCCTTGCTCTTGGAGGCATGGAAGATGGCGTATCAGTTGAGGAAGCAACAAACGCTTATGCAACTTTCGGGAACAGCGGAGAGTTTGTAGATGGATTCATGATTTCTAAAATAGAATCTAAGGATGGCTCTGATCTTTATAGTCATAAACCTAAGAAAACCAAAGTCTTTTCACCGCAAACCGCCTATTTAACAATCGACATGATGCGCACCGTAGTTAAGAGTGGTACAGCAGGTGGTCTAAGCAGTATGCTAGATTATCCAGGTGAGGACTGGGCAGGTAAGACTGGAACGACTCAGAGTGTTGAAGATGCATGGTTTATTGCAACAAATCCTAAGCTAACAATGGGACTAAGACTCGGATACGATACACCTACACAGATCGATGAATCACATGGTGGTCACGGAAGACGAAGCCAAAGAGTTTGGGCAGCTTTAATGAACGCAGCATATAAAGCAGACCCGGACTTAAGAAGTGGCAGCACAAGACATAAACGACCTGGTGGAATCGTAACCGCTTCATTCTGTGGTATTTCCGGAAAGCTTCCATCTCCTTTATGTAAGGAAGCTGGACTTGTGAAAACAGACTTGTTCAACGTGAAGTATTTACCAAAAACGCAGGATGACAGCTTGCAACAAGTGAAATACGTTGTAAACTCTCAAGGAAAGAAATTCAAGGCACTAGCAAGTACACCAGGAAGCTTTACTTCTGACGGTGTCATGATTAAAGAAGAATATTTCAAAGACATTGATTTAAAAGACGTCATTAAAGATGATTGGGACAACATCATCGGTGAAGACGAATTAGCCGATAACGGGAAAGCGCCATCTGCCGTCGGTATTAAGAAAAGTGGTAGTAGTCTTACTTGGGGTGCATCTGGTGAAAATGATGTCATTGGATATCGAGTCTACCGAACCCCTAATGGCTCTGATTCATACAGTAAAGTTGGAGAAGTGAAAGGTGGAGACGCTACGAGCTTCAAGATTTCTGGAGGAAACTTTACGTACATCGTACGAGCGGTAGACATTTCAGGTAAAGAATCGAAGAACAGCAATGCTGTTAAAGTCGGTGAGGATCCGAAACCTGAACCGCCTCCTGAGAAGCCAGAAGATCCGAAGAAACCCAAAGATCCACCACCTCCTGGAGACGGTGACAAACCTAAACCACCCAAACCACCAGTCGATCCACCTCCATCTGGAGAGGATGACGGAGACGGTGAAGGTGACAGCGGAGACAATAACGGAAACGGTTAATTAATAGGAATACAAAAGGACTGACCATGGCGGTCAGTCCTTTTATCATGCATGAAATCCACTTACAGCAAAGAAGGAAATGGCGAAAATAAATAGCATTCCACAGAATTGTATGATGACACCTACGACACTGCATACAAAACCTGCTGTCGCAATCCCCTTTCCTTGTTCATTCGTTTGCTTGATTTCTTTAGATGCTTTTCTTGATAAGAAAATACCAATGATGCCCAGTACAAATCCAATAATCGGCAATGCAATAGAGAGAATACCGAGAATCAGTGAAATAATAGATTTATTATTCGTTTGCGTAGCACGATCCATATACCCACTCCTCTATTAAGTCTACTTATTTACATCTTATTTCGAATAATTGGCTTTCATGAGTGCAGCAATCTTCTGTTCATCAGTTTGTTTCTGTTTCTCTAGTTGTTCAACGACAAGCTGTTGTCGATTTTCTGAATGGTTTTGACTTAACTTTGCTTTCCCTTCCATTTTCGTTATTTTCATTCTGAACCCTTGAACACCTTTACTCATACCTGTTAAATACTTAGGATCAATATTTTCAAGTTGATATGGACTGCTAGGTGCTTCATATTTTGATACCAACTTATTCATTGATTCTAATACCTCTTCATGATCATGGATGAGCTCAATACTTCCATAAACGTGTACCGTCACATAATTCCATGTAGGAACAGAACGATCTGTTTCATACCAAGAGGGAGAAATATAACAATGAGGTCCATGAAAAGTAGCTAAAACTGTTTGACCTTGAATATCCTCCCATTGTGGATTAGGACGCGCAAAATGGCCAATTAATTCCTTATGATCATCACTTACCATAAGAGGTAAATGGGTTGCAAAAGGAATACCTTCGTGCTGCGAGAAAAGTGTTGCAAAACTATTATCTTTCATTATGTTGAAGCACGTCTGGTCATCATCAATTTGAAAATGAGTAGGAATATACATAACGATCTCCTAACCTAGTGATTTGATTTTCTGCTTATTGCCATTTTCTCAAGATTAGAGATGGTATCAGCAAATGTTTTGACTGGGACATAACCTATTTCCTTTATTTTTGCATTGGAATAAATCGGTCGTTCAATGTTTCGATTCGGTCGTTTGTATTTTTTATTTAATGCTTTAATGAATTTCATTCGGAAGTCCTTTTCGTCAAAATTTCCATCAATTGCGTTATAGGCCTGACCTTTTGTCCCGTTTAATAATACGAGGTGTATCATCTCTACTAAATTATCAGCATGGACCCAAGAAATAACATCTTCTGTATGTACCCAATCTACCGTTTCCGTTTCTATCATTCTATAGATTTGCCTGTCTCCCCAATAAGAGTTTTCCTCAGCACAGATTGCTCCCGGCCTTAAAATCATGACGTCGAGCCCTTTTGATAAATATTTATAAAGTATACGTTCAGACTTTACTTTCGTTTCAACATAAATCTCATTATGTGCATCACATAAAGGAGAGCTCTCATCATAAGACCCCTCCTCCGGTTCACCATATACAGATATAGATGAAATATGAATGAATTTCTTTACCCCCGCCTTTAAAGCTGACTGAGCAAGATGATCTACTCCAACAACATTTGATAGGACTGCATTCTCTCGATCATCACCCAAATAAGCAGCGCAGTGAATGACGATATCAACATGTTTCGTAGCCTCAATTATTGAATGAACATCTGATAAATCGCCAACCACTGTATTCATCCCATATTTTAAAAATTTATCTGCATCTTTTTCATTTCGGATGAGACCTCTTACGTTTGCCCCTTTACTAATGAAGCTTTTAGCGACGCGTTCACCTAAAGTACCCGTCACCCCTGTTATAAGCACGTTTTTACTTTCAATATTCATTCTTTTAATCTCACTTTCTTCCTCACAACTATCAATGTGAAGTCTCTACAAGTATCATTATGATGTTAACTAATCCAATTAAGATGAGCGCAAATAGGACTATCTTTTTGCCCAGTTCACCCTTATTAAACAAATAGACAAGCAACATATAAATCACTGTTGCAAGGAAATAAAAAAGGATTCCAGAAACAAATTCCTCAGTTGTATAATGACCGAAAACAAAGTGTAGGATGATGACTGGAAAGGAAATGAAAGCAATTATGTAGTGAAGTTTTTTGGTGTCCAATTAAGCCCTCCTTCAATTTTACCTCTTCTACACTATACGAATGAACCTAATTTTAGTTTCGTAAAAACAATCGAGGCGAGTTATTGTGATAAGTTGTTTTACTGTCCGTAAACGGAAAAACGCAGAGTTTTCGTGTAATACCAAAAAAGCTTAGGGAATCCTCTAAGCCTTTTCTATAGTTTATTCATTTAAGCTTCCGGTAATTGAATAAAAAAATAGACAATTCCCCATCAAAGAACAGATAGAATTTTACCCTTAAAACTGCAATGGTTGAGTCCCATCTACATCGGTAAAGCCATATTTTCTTGCTAGTTCAGACACTGTTATTGCATTACTAGAAATCTTTGATACCGAGGTGTCTGATGCCAATGCTACAACCGCACGCCCTACATATGCTGTTGTTTCAGTTGTTCCATCTTCTGGTCCAAAACCTGCATCAACAACTCTTTCTGTTCGCATCCAACCTGGGCAAACAGCAACGGCTGAAACGTTGAAATCCTTTAGTTCCTTTGCCATTCCTACTGTCATTCGATTGATCGCATTCATAGCTAAATCATAATATAAATTACCCGAAATCTCGTCCTTAATAAAAAATGTGATATTTACAATTAATCCGTTATGGTGCTGCTTCATCAGAGGTACAGCATATCGAGTAGTCAGCAGATAAGCTTGCGGTCCAGCAACCATCATAGCATCCCAATGCTCTAGTGGTCGTTCCCAAAAACGTCGTCCATCTCCTGATGGAAGAGAACTTTCGGAGCCACCAAAGACACTATTGACTAAAATATCGATCCGACTATGCTCCCTTTCAATCTGCTCAAATAGGTTTCTCACGTCTTTAATGTTTGTATGGTCACATCGTATGGCAATGCCTTTACCTCCTCGTGAAGTGACACCATCGGCAGTTTCT
This Pseudalkalibacillus berkeleyi DNA region includes the following protein-coding sequences:
- a CDS encoding transglycosylase domain-containing protein, which codes for MNHLTSFIEKLKHFMKVLDDKNIFKFSRITGKVVWNLFLILLVITVAGGFFATGVGAGYFASLVKDEPIRTYDNMKNDIYNYSETSKIYFEDGTLLGNLRSDVIRQEVKIKDISPHLVDAVVATEDQYFHEHDGIVPKAIARAIFQEVTGAAVQTGGSTLTQQLVKNQILTREVSFDRKAKEMLLALRLERYFEKDEILEAYLNIVPFGRNASGRNVAGIQAAAQGIFGVDAKELSLPQAAFIAGLPQSPFGYTPFTNDGKVKENLNAGLTRMKTVLSRMHTGGYITKEQYEKALATDITKEFAKDSPSPFEQYPHLTMEIERRAINVMKKQLAEQDGKKYSELTSTERVSYKKAAELELRKKGYKIHTTINKPVYDAMQAAKNKVPYGRDIINPDTGEKEIEDVGAVLLDNKTGAIISFVGGRDYYQENLNHATQSIRPNGSTMKPLLVYAPAMEQGIIQPGSIIPDTKFSYSGTGSGKAWTPSNYSKSYHGLVTARKALQWSYNIPAARTYVKMDPLKATENLYKMGFTSLKENERYHRALALGGMEDGVSVEEATNAYATFGNSGEFVDGFMISKIESKDGSDLYSHKPKKTKVFSPQTAYLTIDMMRTVVKSGTAGGLSSMLDYPGEDWAGKTGTTQSVEDAWFIATNPKLTMGLRLGYDTPTQIDESHGGHGRRSQRVWAALMNAAYKADPDLRSGSTRHKRPGGIVTASFCGISGKLPSPLCKEAGLVKTDLFNVKYLPKTQDDSLQQVKYVVNSQGKKFKALASTPGSFTSDGVMIKEEYFKDIDLKDVIKDDWDNIIGEDELADNGKAPSAVGIKKSGSSLTWGASGENDVIGYRVYRTPNGSDSYSKVGEVKGGDATSFKISGGNFTYIVRAVDISGKESKNSNAVKVGEDPKPEPPPEKPEDPKKPKDPPPPGDGDKPKPPKPPVDPPPSGEDDGDGEGDSGDNNGNG
- a CDS encoding DUF4190 domain-containing protein, with translation MDRATQTNNKSIISLILGILSIALPIIGFVLGIIGIFLSRKASKEIKQTNEQGKGIATAGFVCSVVGVIIQFCGMLFIFAISFFAVSGFHA
- a CDS encoding FMN-binding negative transcriptional regulator; the protein is MYIPTHFQIDDDQTCFNIMKDNSFATLFSQHEGIPFATHLPLMVSDDHKELIGHFARPNPQWEDIQGQTVLATFHGPHCYISPSWYETDRSVPTWNYVTVHVYGSIELIHDHEEVLESMNKLVSKYEAPSSPYQLENIDPKYLTGMSKGVQGFRMKITKMEGKAKLSQNHSENRQQLVVEQLEKQKQTDEQKIAALMKANYSK
- a CDS encoding NAD-dependent epimerase/dehydratase family protein, whose amino-acid sequence is MNIESKNVLITGVTGTLGERVAKSFISKGANVRGLIRNEKDADKFLKYGMNTVVGDLSDVHSIIEATKHVDIVIHCAAYLGDDRENAVLSNVVGVDHLAQSALKAGVKKFIHISSISVYGEPEEGSYDESSPLCDAHNEIYVETKVKSERILYKYLSKGLDVMILRPGAICAEENSYWGDRQIYRMIETETVDWVHTEDVISWVHADNLVEMIHLVLLNGTKGQAYNAIDGNFDEKDFRMKFIKALNKKYKRPNRNIERPIYSNAKIKEIGYVPVKTFADTISNLEKMAISRKSNH
- a CDS encoding SDR family NAD(P)-dependent oxidoreductase; this encodes MKSLHGKIAVVTGASRGAGRGIAFELGSAGATVYVTGRSVKGATTDNRTETIEETADGVTSRGGKGIAIRCDHTNIKDVRNLFEQIEREHSRIDILVNSVFGGSESSLPSGDGRRFWERPLEHWDAMMVAGPQAYLLTTRYAVPLMKQHHNGLIVNITFFIKDEISGNLYYDLAMNAINRMTVGMAKELKDFNVSAVAVCPGWMRTERVVDAGFGPEDGTTETTAYVGRAVVALASDTSVSKISSNAITVSELARKYGFTDVDGTQPLQF